In the Leptospira sp. WS4.C2 genome, one interval contains:
- a CDS encoding DEAD/DEAH box helicase family protein: protein MVNQNPEQQARDRIDLQLTHAGWLIQDLKKVNLNSSLGVAVREYQTDVGPVDYLLFVDGKPCGVIEAKRAEEGHRISTHEEQAENYAKATLKHLHKQHLPFTYIATGEVIRFSNFLDPKPRAREIFSFHTPETLKAWIFSGISLRKRFDDFPKLDTMGLRECQVNAITNLENSFRENKPKALVQMATGSGKTFTAITAIYRLLKFAKAKRVLFLVDTKNLGEQAEQEFLSFVPNDDNRKFTELYSVQRLKSSYIANDSQVVITTIQRLYSLLKGSELEEQAEEENPNEKSYLPKAVPPIEYNPKIPIDFFDFIVIDECHRSIYNLWKQVLEYFDAFEIGLTATPDKRTIGYFNQNLVSEYSHEMAVVDGVNVGYDVYLIETQVTKAGGVLWGGQYVDLRERMTRKKRRELQDEDEAYSNQQLDRDIVNPNQIRTIVREFKHKLPQIFADRYGKDGIFEVPKTLVFAKTDSHANDIIDIIREEFGEENHFCKKITYNAEDPKGTLAEFRNAYLPRIAVTVDMIATGTDVRPLECLLFMRDIKSRNYFEQMKGRGTRTISLDDLKKVTPTAKFAKDHFVIVDAIGVTKSLKTDSRPLEKKPSVPLKDLLQAIAVGARDEELFTSLASRLSRLDKQLTDKEKTQFSQLTKGRQISEVAKDLLLAFHPDTKEDIEATIESSMPKATPEERAKAIEREVERIQNEPAFVFTGEVNEWIEKVRKLHEQKVDLQTPDTVIHSGWEADQKAKAKDLVSEFTDWLNEHKDEILALQIFYNQPYRRREVTYRMIQEVLERLKEDKPRLSPLQVWKAYEVLESASGSPKNELIAIVSLIRRVTEIDASLVAYDSVVDKNFQKWIFAKNAGKHNRFTEEQMEWLRMVKDYITNSFHIEKEDFDYNPFNAKGGLGKMWQLFGEETQAILDEMNEKLVA from the coding sequence ATGGTAAATCAAAACCCTGAGCAACAAGCAAGAGATCGGATAGATTTGCAGCTAACGCATGCGGGTTGGCTCATTCAAGATTTAAAAAAAGTAAATCTGAATAGTAGTTTGGGAGTAGCAGTAAGAGAATACCAAACTGATGTAGGTCCAGTCGATTATTTATTGTTTGTTGATGGTAAACCCTGCGGAGTGATTGAGGCAAAGAGAGCAGAAGAAGGACATCGCATATCGACTCACGAAGAGCAGGCTGAAAATTATGCAAAAGCCACCCTGAAACATCTGCACAAACAGCACTTACCATTTACTTATATTGCGACAGGTGAAGTAATTCGATTTTCGAATTTTTTGGATCCGAAACCAAGAGCTAGGGAAATCTTCTCTTTTCATACACCAGAAACTTTAAAGGCATGGATTTTTTCGGGAATATCTTTGCGAAAGAGATTCGATGATTTTCCAAAATTGGATACAATGGGTCTTCGCGAATGTCAGGTGAACGCCATCACCAATCTTGAAAATTCTTTTCGAGAAAATAAACCGAAAGCTCTAGTTCAAATGGCAACTGGATCAGGTAAGACATTTACGGCAATTACTGCCATCTATCGACTTTTGAAATTTGCGAAAGCGAAACGAGTTTTGTTTCTTGTGGATACGAAAAATTTAGGAGAACAAGCAGAGCAGGAATTTTTATCTTTTGTTCCGAACGATGACAATCGAAAGTTCACAGAACTTTATAGTGTCCAGCGATTGAAATCGAGTTATATAGCAAACGATAGCCAAGTTGTCATTACTACCATCCAAAGACTGTATTCGTTATTAAAAGGAAGTGAACTAGAGGAACAGGCAGAAGAAGAAAACCCCAATGAAAAATCGTATCTACCTAAGGCTGTTCCGCCCATTGAATACAATCCGAAGATTCCCATTGATTTTTTTGATTTTATCGTGATTGATGAGTGTCATAGAAGTATATACAATCTTTGGAAACAAGTTTTGGAATACTTTGATGCCTTTGAGATTGGACTAACGGCAACTCCTGACAAAAGAACAATCGGATACTTTAATCAAAATTTGGTGAGTGAATACTCTCATGAGATGGCGGTTGTTGATGGAGTGAATGTGGGGTACGATGTGTATCTGATTGAAACACAAGTCACAAAAGCAGGTGGAGTGCTTTGGGGTGGGCAGTACGTTGATTTACGGGAGAGAATGACTCGTAAAAAGCGACGGGAATTGCAAGATGAGGATGAAGCCTATTCAAACCAACAATTGGATCGGGACATAGTAAATCCCAATCAAATCCGAACGATAGTTAGAGAGTTTAAACATAAATTACCGCAGATTTTTGCAGACCGGTATGGTAAAGATGGCATTTTTGAAGTTCCGAAAACTCTGGTTTTTGCCAAAACCGACAGCCATGCCAACGACATTATCGATATCATAAGAGAAGAGTTTGGTGAAGAGAACCATTTCTGCAAAAAGATAACCTATAATGCCGAAGACCCCAAAGGAACTCTTGCAGAATTTCGCAATGCATACCTACCACGAATTGCTGTGACAGTTGATATGATTGCGACTGGAACCGATGTACGTCCTTTGGAATGTCTTTTGTTTATGAGAGATATCAAAAGTCGAAATTACTTTGAACAAATGAAAGGGCGAGGAACTCGGACGATTTCATTGGATGATTTGAAAAAGGTAACACCTACAGCAAAGTTTGCCAAAGATCATTTCGTCATTGTTGATGCGATTGGAGTTACTAAAAGTCTCAAAACGGACAGTAGACCTTTGGAGAAAAAGCCAAGTGTTCCTTTAAAGGATTTATTGCAAGCGATTGCGGTTGGTGCGCGGGATGAAGAACTATTTACCAGTCTTGCGAGCCGACTTTCTCGGTTGGATAAACAACTTACGGATAAGGAAAAAACTCAATTTTCCCAACTAACAAAAGGCCGTCAAATTTCCGAAGTTGCTAAAGACCTACTTCTTGCCTTCCATCCAGATACAAAGGAAGATATCGAAGCAACAATAGAATCATCAATGCCTAAGGCTACGCCAGAAGAAAGGGCAAAAGCCATAGAGAGAGAAGTTGAGCGAATTCAAAATGAACCAGCATTTGTATTTACTGGTGAAGTGAATGAATGGATTGAAAAAGTACGAAAGCTCCATGAACAAAAAGTGGATTTGCAAACACCTGATACAGTGATCCATTCTGGTTGGGAAGCTGACCAAAAAGCGAAAGCAAAAGACCTTGTGTCGGAATTTACCGATTGGCTTAACGAGCACAAAGATGAGATACTAGCTCTTCAGATTTTTTACAACCAACCGTATCGCCGAAGAGAAGTTACCTATCGGATGATCCAAGAGGTATTGGAACGATTGAAAGAGGACAAACCTCGTTTGAGCCCTCTGCAAGTTTGGAAGGCATACGAAGTATTAGAATCTGCCAGTGGAAGTCCCAAAAATGAACTGATTGCGATTGTATCTCTCATCCGAAGGGTTACAGAGATTGATGCATCTCTTGTTGCTTATGACAGTGTAGTAGATAAGAACTTTCAAAAATGGATTTTTGCTAAAAATGCGGGGAAACACAACCGATTCACTGAGGAGCAAATGGAATGGCTTCGCATGGTGAAAGATTACATTACCAATAGTTTCCATATCGAAAAGGAAGACTTCGACTACAATCCGTTTAATGCCAAAGGTGGACTTGGAAAGATGTGGCAGTTGTTTGGTGAAGAAACACAAGCAATCCTCGATGAGATGAATGAAAAGTTGGTGGCGTAA
- a CDS encoding serine/threonine protein kinase yields the protein MQTFRLEDLKNSIPIAVGGQKRVYKGTLPDYGEVVFKQCEFESTTSLERLHREVDALRILDSPFFPKQFQFNIYITEKQFESIEEYIPGQTLRNQMYDFSDEKKNFVLLLQLTEGLKLLWENDIVHRDLKPENIIIRPDHSPCILDLGIARFLDKESLTKTIYPYGPCTPAYAAPEQLTNKKNAIDQRSDFFVLGIVALELFLGVHPFDPVIIGNSLSIPENILESQFVVETEQRIPSPKFKQFVEKTIKNEPFQRFRNYEMIQDFLKESIQ from the coding sequence ATGCAAACATTTAGACTAGAAGATTTGAAAAATTCAATACCGATTGCAGTTGGCGGTCAAAAGCGAGTTTACAAAGGAACGCTTCCTGATTATGGAGAGGTTGTATTTAAACAATGCGAATTTGAAAGTACAACCTCATTGGAAAGATTGCATAGAGAGGTTGATGCGCTTAGAATATTAGATTCACCTTTTTTCCCAAAACAATTTCAATTCAATATTTATATTACAGAAAAGCAATTTGAAAGTATTGAGGAATATATCCCTGGTCAAACACTTCGGAATCAAATGTATGATTTTTCCGATGAGAAAAAAAACTTCGTTTTACTTTTGCAACTAACGGAAGGTTTGAAATTACTTTGGGAAAATGATATAGTCCATAGAGATTTGAAACCAGAAAATATTATTATAAGACCAGATCATAGTCCTTGTATTTTGGATTTAGGAATTGCAAGATTTTTAGACAAAGAATCTCTCACGAAAACAATTTATCCATATGGTCCGTGTACGCCGGCTTACGCAGCACCAGAGCAACTTACAAACAAAAAGAATGCGATTGACCAAAGGTCTGACTTTTTTGTGTTAGGGATAGTGGCGCTTGAACTTTTTTTAGGCGTTCATCCATTTGATCCTGTAATTATTGGAAATAGTCTTTCCATACCCGAAAATATTTTGGAGAGTCAATTTGTAGTTGAAACTGAACAACGTATCCCTTCTCCTAAATTTAAGCAGTTTGTTGAAAAAACTATAAAAAATGAGCCTTTCCAAAGATTTAGGAATTATGAGATGATCCAAGATTTTCTGAAGGAATCGATTCAATGA